From the genome of Longispora fulva:
TCGCCGACGGCGACACCCGGTGATGCGTCGGCGTGCGCCTGGCCGGCGAGTCCTGCACCTGTTCGCGGAACCCCGCGGCGTTGGCCGCGGGCTGGAACGGTCCTCGGCGACACGACCTCTGTGGGCGGGCAGGGCCGGTGTGGCAGTGGTGTGGCAGAGCGGGGGCTGTGCGTCAGCTCTGCCAAAACCCGTTTGGTTAGTGACAGGAAACGACGACGGGCTCCAGCAGTTCGCTGCCCTGGAGACCGCACGAGCTTGTTGCCCGTGACCGCCGATCGGATGGTCGCTGCGCGACGGCGTATCACACACTCAGCAGAAAGAAGTCAACCATGACTGTTTACGTAACACGTCCCATAGCCGCGGAAGGGTTGCCTCCGCCGGCCTTCACCATCCTGGTTCCCCAGGCGCCGGCGCGCCTGGCACAGCACGGTCGAGCACCCACCGGGAGCTCACACTTGGCGGGCGGCGCGTCGTTCTCGCCGCCGGCCTTAACGGCCACTAACCCCACAGTGGGGATGGCCGGTCCCGCCCGCAACCGACGACGAGACGACGGTGCGGGCGCCCGTGTGTGGGTCGGTCCGGTGGTCAGTGCCGGGGTCAGTCTTGACACGGACACCCGCACGGACTCCCCGCTGCTCGGTCACCGCAGGTCAACGCCCATCAGTGCTCGACGCGCCGTGATGCTACTGACCCACTGCATGTGGGGTCCTGCCGCAGGGGGACGGCGAAGATGAGAACCAACAACACAGATCCGCTCCTGCGGGCCCAATCAAGTCTCACCGACAGGGACCTGCGCCTGGCCGACTGGCTCTATGACCACGGGGTTCTCACCACCGACCAGATCGCCGCCGCACTGTTTCCGTCCCTGGACTTCGCCCAACGCCGCCTGCTGCGCTTGACCGCCCTCGGGGTTGTGGCGCGGTTTCGGCCGCAGCGATGGGACGGCGGGTCGCACCCGTACCACTATCTTCTCGACCAGCTCGGCACCGAGATCGTCGCCGCGCAACGCAACGACAGCCCGCCCCGCAAGGACCAGGCCCGCCGCCGACGCCACCACCTGACGAACCGGGCCAACCTTGCGCACCTGCTCGGCACGAACCAGGTGTTCACCGACCTCGCCGCGTACGCCCGCACCCACCCGGGCACGGAACTACGGCGCTGGTGGCCGGCTTCCCGCTTCTATGACGGTGCCGGGTTCTACCAACGTGGCGACAATCCCGCGATGATGATCAGTCGGCTTCCGCGCCCTGACGGCCACGGCATGTGGGCGACCGAGGGTCGCGTCGTGCCGTTCTACCTCGAGTACGACACCGGCTCCGAGCCCATCGACACCCTCGTCGACAAGGTCTCGCGCTACTCCACCATCGCCTCGATGGCCATGCGATCCTGGCCGGTGCTGTTCTGGCTGCCGAGCCTGCGGCGCGAACACAACTTCCAAGAACGCCTCGCCAACGCCAAGATCACTTCCGGGGTTCTGCTGGCCACAACGTCGGCTGACTACGTGACCGCGCGCGGACTGTCACCGGCGGAGGAGGTCTGGTGGCTGCACCGCTCTGACGGTCGACGGCGCACGTTGGCCGCCGTCCCGTACATCGACGACGCCCTCGACGGGCGACAGGAGGAGTGACTGGATGGTCGCTGACGCGAGCGTCGACCCGGCCCGGGGCACGTCGGCGGACCCGAAGTAAGGGGATGGTTCAGCTCGGTTCGGCGTCCATCGGCGAAGATGACTTGCTTTCCCGGGCGGATCCTCTAACGTCGTCAGTCACGATAAATGCACTTAAGCATCACCTGGTCGGTGACCCTGTTGACCTGTCCTCGCACCCGGCAGAGAACCCCCCACCCGCCGCAAGACCGGTCGGAGTCCCTGCCGCGCGAAGACCCCAACGGACACACCTCCACCACCCAGCACTACCGCCGCACGTTGCGGATCGACGTTCCCTCGCACGTCTCCCCGGGACGGTCCGCGCTTTCATACGGACGGTCTGAGCCGTCGATCGGCAAGCCGTCCGCAGCCGTCCTCGACGAGTCCGAGTCGTGCGTCGACCTCCGACAACGGGGTGCCTACGTTGCCGTTCGTCGCGGCTCGCCGCGCCACGGCGACGCCCGCTCCTGCGGCGTGCAGGCAGCGGGGCGCTTCACCGCATCAAGCCCGCCGGGACGACCCCGCCTGTGACAGGCTTCGCCAGCCACACCGTTCGGCACCGTCACCGCTGGTCGCATCCACGCGAGCGCGTCGTCCGCATGCGCAAGCGGCAACGCGTCCGAAGGGACCGTCGTGGCCGCAGGCCCGCGCATGCCAGAGCCCCCATGGCTGGGGTGTCGACGTCCAGCCTGGCCGCAGAGGGCCGCCTTTTTCTCTTCGTCCATGTCAACGCACGGGCCCTGGTTCGCGGCAAAGTGTGCCAAAGCGACTTGACGTTTCGGCGAAGTCGAGCGTTGATCTATGTCGTGAAATCCGAATGCATCGCCGCCGATGGGCGACCTGGCGTGACATTGTTCGAGGGTGTGAGCCGACCCTTAGCCGGCGGTCGGCCGGTGCCCCAGCGGACGCGTCGGTGGTCACGGTGACCGCGCCGCGCTGGTTTCGTGATCGCTTCCGCGACGCCGTCTGGGAGTCCGAGCAGCTCACCGCCGACCACAAAGCTGTGGCGGAAACCTACGCCCGCCACGCGCGTGACGCCCACGGCGACAAGTCCGCTGCTGCGGACCTGGCTTGGCTGACGTATGACCGGGTGCAGGTCGGCGCTGGCATACGCAGACGCAGCAACGTGAAGAAGATCCTCGACGATCTTGAGGCTGGCGGATGGCTCGTGGTGGTGCAACGCGTCCATCGCCGGCCGACCGTGTACCGCCTGACCATCCCGACCAGCCGGGCCGCCGACGGCGAAAATGCGACCACCGTAGTTCCGCCTGATGTGACTACGGTAGTTCCGCGACCAGTTCCCGGGCGGAACCACCG
Proteins encoded in this window:
- a CDS encoding replication-relaxation family protein: MRTNNTDPLLRAQSSLTDRDLRLADWLYDHGVLTTDQIAAALFPSLDFAQRRLLRLTALGVVARFRPQRWDGGSHPYHYLLDQLGTEIVAAQRNDSPPRKDQARRRRHHLTNRANLAHLLGTNQVFTDLAAYARTHPGTELRRWWPASRFYDGAGFYQRGDNPAMMISRLPRPDGHGMWATEGRVVPFYLEYDTGSEPIDTLVDKVSRYSTIASMAMRSWPVLFWLPSLRREHNFQERLANAKITSGVLLATTSADYVTARGLSPAEEVWWLHRSDGRRRTLAAVPYIDDALDGRQEE